From Nyctibius grandis isolate bNycGra1 chromosome 27, bNycGra1.pri, whole genome shotgun sequence, one genomic window encodes:
- the AMIGO1 gene encoding amphoterin-induced protein 1 — translation MPGVTGMPVPRPQRPCDTVGQSVAMAGAVGPRTPVPLMPLLVALALLSPWGPAGGSCPPRCVCASNILSCSQAALGSVPAPLPRFTAVLDLSHNNVTRLRADWAPGRLAHLHAMLLSHNGLSFVSTEAFAHVPHLRHLDLSSNRLRALEENLFSDLTELEVLLLYNNEISAVDRTAFENLARLRKLYLGQNRIARFPLELLRDGSRLPQLALLDLSANRLRSVPVGELQALPAWLRDRLYLHDNPLACDCQLFQLVARGHRRRLSAVVDFQEELRCSLPAAPAPVGILALANRQPLNCSEAREAVLEAHLGDSVTLGCDTRLRGVRSRHWVTPGGERVSEEGGNGSAALLANGSLQLRALRPEDAGTYACWVAGPLLNETLYVELLVHNFTLHGPHDTLNTAYTTLVGCILSVVLVLIYLYLTPCRCCCCRGGAEKPPAPRDDSINSSVLSATPNHAAAVPGEPCRSRSASAAGQNGKFKVGGTPQAPPRHGPKAQRKVSDPDSVSSVFSDTPIVV, via the coding sequence ATGCCGGGGGTCACGGGCATGCCGGTGCCCCGTCCCCAGCGCCCGTGTGACACCGTGGGGCAGAGCGTGGCCATGGCGGGTGCTGTGGGGCCGCGAACCCCGGTGCCACTCATGCCACTGCTGGTGGCCCTGGCGCTGCTGTCCCCGTGGGGGCCCGCGGGTGGGAGCTGCCCCCCGCGCTGCGTCTGCGCCTCCAACATCCTGAGCTGCTCGCAGGCGGCGCTGGGCTCCGTGCCCGCCCCGCTGCCGCGCTTCACCGCCGTCCTCGACCTCAGCCACAACAACGTCACCCGCCTGCGCGCCGACTGGGCGCCGGGCCGCCTGGCCCACCTCCACGCCATGCTGCTCAGCCACAACGGCCTCTCCTTCGTCTCCACCGAAGCCTTCGCCCACGTCCCCCACCTCCGGCACCTCGACCTCTCCTCCAACCGCCTCCGCGCCCTCGAGGAGAACCTCTTCAGCGACCTGACCGAGCTGGAGGTCCTCCTCCTCTACAACAACGAGATCTCCGCCGTGGACCGCACCGCCTTCGAGAACCTCGCCCGCCTCCGCAAGCTTTACCTGGGCCAGAACCGCATCGCCCGCTTCCCCCTGGAGCTGCTCCGCGACGGCAGCCGCCTGCCGCAGCTCGCCCTGCTCGACCTCTCGGCCAACCGCCTCCGCAGCGTGCCCGTGGGCGAGCTGCAGGCGCTGCCCGCCTGGCTCCGCGACCGCCTCTACCTGCACGACAACCCGCTGGCCTGCGACTGCCAGCTCTTCCAGCTGGTCGCCCGCGGGCACCGCCGCCGGCTGAGCGCCGTGGTGGATTTCCAGGAGGAGCTGCGGTGCtcgctgcccgccgccccggcgcCCGTCGGCATCCTCGCCCTGGCCAACCGGCAGCCCCTCAACTGCAGCGAGGCGAGGGAAGCGGTGCTGGAAGCCCACCTCGGTGACAGCGTCACCCTCGGCTGCGACACCCGCTTACGGGGGGTACGGAGCCGGCACTGGGTGACGCCGGGAGGCGAGAGGGTGTCGGAGGAAGGGGGGAACGGCAGCGCCGCGCTGCTGGCCAACGGCAGCCTGCAGCTCCGGGCGCTGCGCCCCGAGGACGCCGGCACCTACGCTTGTTGGGTGGCGGGTCCCCTCCTCAACGAGACCCTTTACGTGGAGCTGCTGGTGCACAACTTCACCCTGCACGGCCCCCACGACACCCTCAACACCGCCTACACCACGCTGGTGGGCTGCATCCTCAGCGTCGTGCTGGTGCTCATCTACCTGTACCTCACCccctgccgctgctgctgctgccgcggCGGCGCCGAGAAGCCGCCGGCTCCCCGAGACGACAGCATCAACTCCTCCGTCCTCAGTGCCACCCCCAACCACGCCGCCGCCGTCCCCGGGGAGCCTTGTCGCTCCCGCTCAGCCTCTGCCGCGGGGCAGAACGGCAAGTTCAAGGTGGGGGGGACCCCGCAGGCGCCCCCCCGGCACGGCCCCAAGGCGCAGAGGAAGGTGTCGGATCCGGACTCGGTCAGTTCTGTCTTCTCCGACACCCCCATCGTGGTGTAG
- the GPR61 gene encoding G-protein coupled receptor 61, giving the protein MEPSSPAPWAWNGSRAARGLQPSPDPMPPNGTADGKPKDVASKSVGLFFMLLLDLTAIVGNAAVMTVIVKTPALRKFVFVFHLCLVDFLAALTLMPLEMLSGSAVFDSPVLGETMCRIYLFLSVCFISMCILSISTINVERYYYVVHPMRYEVRMTVGLVACVLVGVWLKAVATSLVPVLGWLSPDRPPVPVGRGCSLQWSRGPYCKFFVVFFAVFYFLLPLLIIVVVYCSMFKVARVAAMHHGPLPTWMETPRRRSESLSSRSTMVTTSGAPRTTPQRTFGGGKAAAILLAVGGQFLFCWLPYFSFHLYTALSTQPLVGPAAETVVTWLGYFCFTSNPFFYGCLNRQIRGELGRLLTCFFKQPPEEDLRLPSREGSIEENFLQFLQGTGCPTEPRPRTPSPKQDQLPVDFRIPGQIDEDMVDGPERRGGDGVYVPVVASPKPEL; this is encoded by the coding sequence ATGGAGCCCTCCTCGCCGGCGCCGTGGGCCTGGAACGGTTCTAGGGCGGCGcgggggctccagccctcgccGGACCCCATGCCCCCCAACGGCACGGCCGACGGCAAACCCAAAGACGTGGCTTCCAAGTCGGTGGGGCTCTTCTTCATGCTGCTCCTCGACCTGACGGCCATCGTGGGCAACGCCGCCGTCATGACCGTCATCGTGAAGACGCCGGCGTTGCGGAAGTTCGTCTTCGTCTTCCACCTCTGCCTGGTGGACTTCTTGGCCGCCCTCACCCTGATGCCGCTGGAGATGCTCTCGGGCTCGGCCGTCTTCGATAGCCCCGTTCTTGGCGAGACCATGTGCCGCATCTACTTGTTCCTCAGCGTCTGCTTCATCAGCATGTGCATCCTCTCCATCTCCACCATCAACGTGGAGCGTTACTACTACGTGGTGCATCCCATGCGCTACGAGGTGAGGATGACGGTGGGGCTGGTGGCCTGCGTCCTCGTCGGCGTCTGGCTCAAAGCCGTGGCCACCTCCCTCGTCCCCGTCCTAGGCTGGTTGTCCCCCGATCGCCCACCGGTGCCCGTCGGCCGCGGTTGCTCCTTGCAATGGAGCCGCGGGCCCTACTGCAAGTTCTTCGTGGTCTTCTTCGCCGTCTTCTacttcctcctgcccctcctcaTCATCGTGGTGGTCTACTGCAGCATGTTCAAGGTGGCGCGGGTGGCCGCCATGCACCAcggccccctccccacctggATGGAGACGCCGCGACGTCGCTCCGAGTCCCTCAGCAGCCGCTCCACCATGGTCACCACCTCGGGAGCCCCTCGCACCACCCCGCAGAGGACGTTCGGAGGGGGCAAGGCGGCTGCTATCCTACTAGCTGTGGGGGGCCAATTCCTCTTCTGCTGGTTGCCCTACTTCTCCTTCCACCTCTACACCGCCCTGAGCACCCAGCCCTTGGTGGGACCGGCGGCTGAGACTGTGGTCACTTGGCTCGGTTACTTCTGCTTTACCTCCAACCCTTTCTTCTATGGGTGCCTCAACCGGCAGATCCGGGGCGAGCTGGGACGGCTCCTGACTTGTTTCTTCAAGCAGCCGCCCGAGGAGGACCTGCGGTTGCCCAGCCGGGAGGGTTCCATCGAGGAGAACTTCCTCCAGTTCCTCCAAGGCACTGGTTGTCCCACCGAACCTCGGCCTcgcacccccagccccaagcAGGACCAGCTCCCTGTTGATTTTCGCATCCCGGGGCAGATCGATGAGGACATGGTTGATGGGCCGGAGCGACGTGGTGGGGACGGGGTCTACGTGCCAGTGGTCGCCTCTCCCAAACCGGAGCTGTAG
- the ATXN7L2 gene encoding LOW QUALITY PROTEIN: ataxin-7-like protein 2 (The sequence of the model RefSeq protein was modified relative to this genomic sequence to represent the inferred CDS: inserted 2 bases in 1 codon) produces the protein MAARGRAAAMAAAAAAERRLPGLDEFAGQSWSAWVERAGPGCGSEAEESGRSGGKKLDAMTLIKEDMSIFGHCPAHDDFYLVVCNHCSQVVKPQAFQKHCERRHGPLTKLYARAAKCHVAVNGQPVAAGTPSVAKALREKPPGARGRVQPLPERPDKDNNLCLFVPVVNLEKIPSIPKAEGHGVKVPPKAVPTKEPSGTPAAAAVPREPPVPAGLGGDPPMPADGPGDKDTGASKPPPRSHKKLARKECDLNRQCGVLNPDTQKICTRLLTCKIHSVHQRREVRGRAKDFDVLVAELKASARKGETPPKERSPPGKEPLPPPQQDPSSLPQPPASTPGTSPCRARPPPCPLPRARLSSDSDPEDAPAASGGGDTGVSPLPKGGRRVSSEESEEEGGEEPPRTPLRPPRPQAFCTFGSRLVGPGCYVFNRRLDRFCSALGSMLERHLSTHMWRKIPPATDPPFHPPPRPPSPPAPPCTPITPSPLTSSSSSSLPPPGTRPSRIPTTLSSPGGSPPAAAACSQPECSGGGRQPITSPLPANTPSPSPLTKLPSTKAAKPSVATHPDTRKRKPPPAGDPPYKRTCLGDALKPPPSCQISPPPGKTKPPAPPRPPSSLLNGTTPPRVRRFPPPGXSPPRTPPPRGSSLSPHGPGVSPPPPPRCISEDEDKKRKNAATYCRAVKARPAPPPPPPPSSAPPGSGGSVRRKKLGTPLGFEEKRSTLKSKAH, from the exons GGTGCGGGTCGGAGGCGGAGGAGAGCGGGAGGAGCGGCGGCAAGAAGCTGGACGCCATGACCCTGATCAAGGAAG ACATGAGCATCTTCGGGCACTGCCCGGCGCACGACGACTTCTACCTGGTGGTCTGCAACCACTGCAGCCAGGTGGTGAAGCCCCAGGCCTTCCAGAAGCACTGCG AGCGCCGCCACGGCCCGCTCACCAAGCTCTACGCCCGCGCCGCCAAGTGCCACGTCGCCGTTAACGGGCAACCGGTGGCCGCCGGGACCCCCAGCGTGGCCAAGGCGCTGCGGGAGAAGCCCCCGGGTGCCCGCGGGCGAGTCCAGCCCTTGCCCGAGCGACCGGACAAGGACAACAACCTCTG cttgttcGTGCCCGTGGTCAACCTGGAGAAGATCCCCAGCATCCCCAAGGCGGAGGGGCACGGGGTCAAGGTGCCCCCCAAAGCCGTACCCACCAAGGAGCCCTCGGGGacacccgccgccgccgccgtgcccAGGGAGCCCCCGGTGCCGGCGGGGCTCGGGGGGGACCCGCCGATGCCCGCCGACGGCCCCGGGGACAAGGACACGGGTGCCTCCAAGCCACCCCCCAGGTCCCACAAGAAGCTGGCGC GCAAGGAGTGCGACCTGAACCGGCAGTGTGGCGTGCTCAACCCCGACACCCAGAAGATCTGCACCCGCCTGCTCACCTGCAAG ATCCACTCGGTTCACCAGCGCCGCGAGGTGCGGGGTCGAGCCAAGGACTTCGACGTGCTGGTGGCCGAGCTGAAGGCCAGCGCCCGCAAAggtgagaccccccccaaaGAGAGGAGCCCCCCCGGGAAGGAACCGCTGCCCCCGCCGCAACAGGACCCCTCCTCgctgccgcagccccccgccagCACCCCCGGCACCTCGCCCTGCCGAGCCAGGCCGcccccctgcccgctccccag GGCCCGGCTTTCCTCCGACAGCGACCCTGAGGATGCGCCGGCCGCCtccggggggggggacacgggggtctCCCCCCTGCCCAAGGGGGGCAGGCGGGTGTCGAGCGAGGAGAGCGAGGAGGAGGGGGGCGAGGagcccccccgcacccccctgcgccccccccggccccaagCG ttctGCACCTTCGGGAGCCGCCTGGTCGGCCCCGGCTGTTACGTCTTCAACCGGCGGCTCGACCGGTTCTGCTCGGCGCTGGGCTCCATGCTGGAGCGGCACCTCAGCACCCACATGTGGAG gAAGATCCCTCCAGCCACCGACCCCCCCTTCcacccccccccgcgcccccccagcccccccgctcccccctgcacccccatcACCCCTTCACCCCtcacatcctcctcctcctcctcgctgccccCCCCTGGCACCCGCCCCAGCCGCATCCCCACGACCCTCAGCtccccgggggggtcccccccCGCGGCGGCCGCCTGCAGCCAGCCGGAGTGCTCGGGGGGGGGCCGCCAGCCCAtcacctcccccctccccgccaaCACCCCCTCGCCCTCCCCCCTCACCAAGTTGCCTTCCACCAAGGCCGCCAAACCCTCCGTCGCGACGCACCCGGACACCCGCAAACGGAAACCCCCCCCCGCCGGGGACCCCCCCTATAAACGGACTTGTCTGGGGGACGCCCTTAAACCACCCCCCAGCTGCCAAATCTCACCCCCCCCCGGCAAAACGAagccccccgcgccgcctcGGCCGCCTTCGTCCCTCCTCAACGGCACGACGCCGCCGCGGGTGAGACgcttccccccccccgg gTCACCACCgcggaccccccccccccgaggcTCGTCGTTGTCCCCGCACGGGCCGGGGGtgtccccgccgccgcccccccgctgCATCTCCGAGGACGAGgacaagaagaggaagaacGCGGCGACGTACTGCCGAGCCGTCAAGGCCAGgcccgcgccccccccgccgcccccccccagctccgcACCCCCCGGCTCGGGGGGCTCCGTCCGTAGGAAGAAGCTGGGGACCCCCCTGGGCTTCGAGGAGAAGAGAAGCACCCTAAAG tCCAAAGCCCATTAA